Genomic DNA from Deltaproteobacteria bacterium HGW-Deltaproteobacteria-18:
CTTAGAAAAATAGAATGTTTTTATTCGAACAAATCAGGCAGGATGACTGAAATAATCAAGAGTTGGTCTGAATGATCTCAAACTACTTCTGGGCGTAAAGACACTGAATCACATCGTGCGCATCGGCGCTCGACAGTTCACGAAAAGACTTGTCCTCCATGCAAATGTCCGTATGGGCAAACGCGACAGATCCCGTTGCCGCACAAGGCGGGGACTGCAGAGCCTGTTTGATCTTCACGATCTTCAATTCCTGACTCTTCTTGCTCACATAATCGGCCTGACCTGCCGGTTTTTTTATTTTGCCTGCTAGCCACATCCTTGAAAAATGCCTGGCGTTGCGTTGCCCCCCTTCAATCCAGGCGACACCCGAATCGCCTTTATTCTTCTCCACTCCTTCGGTATGACCACCCTGTCAAACACACAACGAACAGCCTCCCGGAATTGATTCGGCGACGGCATTCAGAACCAGACGTTCCCTGGCGAGGGCAACATGGACAATCAGTTTACCGGCGCTCCGCAACCTGCGGGTCAGCCTGAGGATGTGCATCGACTGCTGGCTGCAAAGGACCTTCAGATTGCGGCCATGCAGAAGAAGCTGGAAAAGTACGAGGCCATCTTCCAGGGCCTGTCGGACGGCGTTTTGCTCATCGACGAGACGCTGTCCGAGTGCAATCAGGAAGCCTGCCAAATCTGGAAGTGCGAGAAGGAGGACATCATCGGGTTTTTCCCGAGCGATTTCGCCCCCCTCTTCCAGCCTGACGGAGAAAACTCCTACGAGATGGCGCAGAAGAAAGTCAGCGAGGCCTTGCGCGGCAATATCCAGAAATTCGAATGGAAGGACATCCGCCGCGATGGCATCATGATCGACACTCAGGTCATCCTGAACCGCATCGAAGTGGACGGAAAGGACTACGTACTGGCCACCTTCAAGGACATCACGGATCTCAAGATCAAGGAAAACGAAAAGCAGGCCCTCCTGCACATGATGGAAAAGATCATCGAAGACAGGACCCGAACGCTACAGGAGTACAACGAATCCCTGAACGAGGAGATTGCCCGCCGCAAGCGCACCGAGCGCAACCTCGAACACGCTTACATGGAGCTTGAGCACATCTTCGACACTTCGGGCGACGGCATCCTCGTGCTCGACTCGGACCGCAACATCGTCCGTGCCAACCTCGCCTTCGCGGAACTGGTGGAACAACCCGTCGAGGGAATTCTGGGCAAGAAATGCTTCGACATCTTCCCCTGCCGCCACAGGTGCACGGACCACTGCATCATCCAGGAAATCGTCATCGGCTCCTCCAAGACCGACTTTGAAAAGGAATTCGTGTCCATCTCGGGTGAACGCAAGTCCTGCCTGGTCAAGGCCGCGGCCCTGCGCGGCAAGGGTGGCGAAGTGCTTGGCATCGTCAAGAACTACAAGGACCTGACCAGCTACAGGCGCTGGGTCGACAGGCTGCAAGAGTCCGAGGAGTTCCACCGCATCACCCTGGAGAGCATCTGGGACGCTATCTTTTTGACCACCGACGAAGGCAGGATTGTCTTCGTCAGCTGCAACGTGGCAGGCATCTTCGGCTACGAAGCGGATGAAATTCAAGAATTCGGCTCCATTTTCGACCTTGTCGGCGGGCAATTCTATTCCCCGCATGAACTGGCCATGACTCAGGAACTCAGGAACCTGGAGGTGGAAATCACCGACAAGGACGGACAGAAGCGCACCCTCATCGCCAACGTCAAGCGCGCCTACCTGCGCTCCGGCACCACCCTCATCGCCTTCCGCGACATTACAGAGCGAAAGAACGCCGAAAAACGTGCCAAGATAGAGTACGAGCAGCTCGTGCAGGCCGGCAAGATGGTCTCGCTGGGCATCCTGGTCTCGGGCGTGGCCCACGAGATCAACAACCCCAACAACTCGATCATCCTCAATGTCCCCCTGCTCTCGCGCATGTGGTACGATGCGAGGATCATCCTCGACCAGTACATGGACGAACACGGCGACTTCATGCTCGGCAGCCTGCGCTACTCCTATGCCCGCGAACACGTGCCGCAGCTCTTCGCCGGCGTCATGGCCTCGTCGAGGCGCATCAAGCACATAGTACAGGACCTCAAGAACTACGCCCGCCAGGGCTCAACTGTCATGAACGAGGTCATCGACATCAACGGTGTCCTGCGGGCTGCGATCCTGCTCCTGGACAACCAGCTGCAGAAGGCCACGAACCGTCTGACAATCGGCTACGGATTCGGCATCCCACACTTCCGGGGCAATTTCCAGAAAGTCGAGCAGGTCGTCATCAACATTCTACAGAACGCCTGTGAAGCCTTGAACGACAAGGGCAAGGCCATCCGCGTCCACACCGGCTTCGACTCGGATCGCGGACAGATATGGCTCAAGGTCGCCGACGAAGGGCAGGGCATCGGCAGCGATGACCTGCCCCACGTGACCGACCCCTTTTACACCACCAAGCGCACCTGCGGGGGCACCGGACTGGGGCTTTCCATTTCCTCACGGATCATGCAGGAGCACGGTGGAGAATTGGCCATCGAATCCCGCCAGGGCGAGGGAACGCTGGTCACCCTGACCCTCCCCATCCGTCAAGAAGGAGACGCAGCATGATGCAGCCCTTTCCGGTCCTCATCGTCGACGACGAGGCCGACATCCTGACCAGCTTCGGCCTGAGCCTGCGCGCCTGCGGCATCGACAACATCATCTGCTGCCAGAAGCCCGCCGAGGCCATGCGCATCATCGACGAGCAGGCCCTGGGCGCCATGATCCTCGACCTGAGCATGCCCGGCATGACCGGCCAGGAGATCCTGTCCCACGTGCGCGAGACGCACCCCGAGCTGCCCGTCATCGTGGCCACGGGCGTTGAATCCATCGAGTCCGCCGTGGAGTGCATGAAGCTCGGCGCCCTGGACTACCTGGCCAAGCCCGTGGAGGCGGAACGGCTGGAGGCATCCGTGCGCAACGCCCTGGAAATGAGCCGCCTGCGTCGCGAGAACACGTCCCTGCGCCAGTGTCTGGTTTTGGATCGCCTGACCCGGCCCGAGGCATTCGCTCACTTCACCACGGCCAGCCCCAAGATGCGCCAGATTTTCCAGTACCTGGAAGCGGTCAGCGCCTCTCCCGAGTCCATCCTCATCAACGGCGAGACGGGCGTAGGCAAGGAACTGGCGGCAAAGGCCGTGCACAAGCTGACCTGCCCCGGCAGGCCCTTCGTGACCGTCAACGTGGCCGGTCTCGATGACATGGTCTTCAGCGACACCCTGTTCGGCCACCGCAAGGGCGCCTTCACCGGCGCGGTCACAGTGCGTAAGGGCCTCGTGGAGCAGGCCGCCGACGGCGTGCTTTTCCTCGACGAGATCGGCGACCTGAGCGAGACCTCCCAGGTCAAGCTGCTGCGCCTGCTGCAGGAACGGGAATACATGCCACTGGGCGCGGACCTGCCCCGCCCATCCGAGGCACGCGTGGTCGTGGCCACCAACCGCGACCTGGAAGCCATGACCAGAGAGGGCCGCTTCCGCAAGGACCTCTACTACCGGCTGTGCACGCATCTGGTCCGCATTCCGCCCCTGCGCGAACGCACCGAGGACCTCCCCGTCCTGCTGGAACTCTTCATCGGCCAGGCCGCGGCCAGCTTCGGCAAGGAAGCGCCCAGGCCCAGCCGTTGCCTCGTCCGCCGCCTGAGCGCCTACCCCTTCCCCGGAAATGTCCGCGAGCTACGCGCCTTCGTCTTCGACGCCATGGGCCGTTGGAACGGCGGCGACTTCTCCTGCGGGCCCGACAACGACACCCCCGGTGTCCTCGGGATGGCCGAGGAACTGTGCTTTCCCGCCACCCTGCCTAGCATCGAGGAAGCCGTGCAGTCCCTCGTGCGTGAAGCCATGAGCCGGGCGGGCGGAGTCCAGACCGTGGCGGCCAGATGGCTGGGCATCTCCCAGCCGGCACTGAGCAAGCGCCTGAAAAAAGGTGGGGGATAAAGTCCCGCCTTATGGCCGAAAGATGGGTGTCTCCAGGACAGTCTCACGTGGCGTCAGACATGGGCACGCAGCGCTCACGATGACACATCACCAGGCTGTCTTCACGCTAAGCGTGACCTTTGCGGGAAGCCTTCGACGCAACGATCCATCTTCAAAGATTTTCTCCTTGCAAACAGCTGGATATGAATATCCGCGCTCCATTCACAACGACAATCTTCCCCTCCTTCCCGCCATCACGCCCTCCCATAACCCAAGGCATGACTCGCCGCCGGGGAATAATCAGCCCTATCTATCCGTAACCGTTCCAGGAATCGGCTTTCCCTCTTAAACATCGACGACATGGCCATAACCTTTGTTATGGCCTTTTTTTCATCCCGCCCACTGTCCCCTGCAATTTCAGCATGTTGCATTGTCATACAACTTGGCACGTTCCTTCCAATAGAGGGATCGAATTTCGGCACCGGCATCCCGGCCGCGTTCGAAAATACAATGGAGGACAGTTATGGTTCAAAACTACGTTTTCCCGGCGACCGTGTCCGAAGCGGTCACGGTCCTCAGCACCAACAGAGGAAAGGCCCGGATCATCGCCGGTGGCACCGACCTCATGCTGGAACTGCAGGACGGCAAAAACACCTGCGATGTGCTGGTGGATCTCACCCAGATCGCGGAACTCAAGAACATCACGGAAGAGAACGGATTCATCCGCATCGGCGCCAGCGTCACCCACGCCCAGGCCGCCAAATCCGAACTCGTCCTGAAGCACGCGCCGGCCCTGGCCCAGGCCTGCCGCAAAGTCGGCTCCCTGCAGATCCGCAACATGGGCACCATCATCGGCAACATCGTAACAGGCAATCCCGCCGCCGACGCCGCCGTGGCCCTGGCCTGTCTCGAAACCACGGCCGAGATCACCACACAGGAAGGCATGCAGACCATGCCGCTGGAAGACATGTACGCAGGCGTCTGCCTGTCCTGCATCGACAGCTGCTGCCAAGTCGTGACCCACGTCAGATTTCCCGTGAAGCAGAAAGGCCAGGGTTCGGCCTATCTGCGCATGGAACAGCGCAAGGCTCTGGCTCTGCCCATGCTCGCAGTCTCCGCCATGGTCGAACTCGACGGCGACACATTCAAGTGGGGCCGGATCCTCATCGCCCCTGTGGGCGCGGGGCCGCAACACGCCGTTGACGCCGAGGAATTCCTCAAGGGAGCCCCCGTCACCAGCGCGACCATGACCGAAGCCGGACAGATGGCCCGTAATCAGGCCCTGTTCCGCAGCAGCGCCATCCGCGGTTCCAAGGAATACCGGATAGGAGTCCTGCCCGTTTTCGTCGAACGGGTCCTTCAGGCAGCAGTCGAAGACGCCCGAAACGCATAACGGAGGATCAACATGCCGAACCAGATCATTTCATTCCGACTCAACGGCGAGGTCATCGAGATCGCTGTCTCCCCCGCGGAGATGCTCCTCGATGTTCTGCGCGAGAAAATGCACCTCACTGGCACCAAGCGCGGCTGCGGCAAAGGCGAGTGCGGCGCGTGCACCATCATTTTCAACGGCAAGGCCATGAACGCCTGCCTTATC
This window encodes:
- a CDS encoding two-component system response regulator; amino-acid sequence: MMQPFPVLIVDDEADILTSFGLSLRACGIDNIICCQKPAEAMRIIDEQALGAMILDLSMPGMTGQEILSHVRETHPELPVIVATGVESIESAVECMKLGALDYLAKPVEAERLEASVRNALEMSRLRRENTSLRQCLVLDRLTRPEAFAHFTTASPKMRQIFQYLEAVSASPESILINGETGVGKELAAKAVHKLTCPGRPFVTVNVAGLDDMVFSDTLFGHRKGAFTGAVTVRKGLVEQAADGVLFLDEIGDLSETSQVKLLRLLQEREYMPLGADLPRPSEARVVVATNRDLEAMTREGRFRKDLYYRLCTHLVRIPPLRERTEDLPVLLELFIGQAAASFGKEAPRPSRCLVRRLSAYPFPGNVRELRAFVFDAMGRWNGGDFSCGPDNDTPGVLGMAEELCFPATLPSIEEAVQSLVREAMSRAGGVQTVAARWLGISQPALSKRLKKGGG
- a CDS encoding molybdopterin dehydrogenase, encoding MVQNYVFPATVSEAVTVLSTNRGKARIIAGGTDLMLELQDGKNTCDVLVDLTQIAELKNITEENGFIRIGASVTHAQAAKSELVLKHAPALAQACRKVGSLQIRNMGTIIGNIVTGNPAADAAVALACLETTAEITTQEGMQTMPLEDMYAGVCLSCIDSCCQVVTHVRFPVKQKGQGSAYLRMEQRKALALPMLAVSAMVELDGDTFKWGRILIAPVGAGPQHAVDAEEFLKGAPVTSATMTEAGQMARNQALFRSSAIRGSKEYRIGVLPVFVERVLQAAVEDARNA